A single region of the Peromyscus eremicus chromosome 16_21, PerEre_H2_v1, whole genome shotgun sequence genome encodes:
- the Bag6 gene encoding large proline-rich protein BAG6 isoform X5: protein MEPSDSSSTTMEEPDSLEVLVKTLDSQTRTFIVGAQMNVKEFKEHIAASVSIPSEKQRLIYQGRVLQDDKKLQEYNVGGKVIHLVERAPPQTQLPSGASSGTGSASATHGGAPLPGTRGPGASVHDRNANSYVMVGTFNLPSDGSAVDVHINMEQAPIQSEPRVRLVMAQHMIRDIQTLLSRMECRGGPQAQASQPPPQTPTVASETVALNSQTSEPVESEAPPREPMESEEMEERTPAQTPELTPSGPAPAGPTPAPETNAPNHPSPAEHVEVLQELQRLQRRLQPFLQRYCEVLGAAATTDYNNNHEGREEDQRLINLVGESLRLLGNTFVALSDLRCNLACAPPRHLHVVRPMSHYTTPMVLQQAAIPIQINVGTTVTMTGNGSRAPPAPSSEAASPGSGQASSLPPSATTVDSSTEGAPPPGPAPPPATSHPRVIRISHQSVEPVVMMHMNIQDSGSQPGGGPSAPTGPLGPPGHGQTLGQQVPGFPTAPTRVVIARPTPPQARPSHPGGPPVSGTLQGTGLGTNTSLAQMVSGLVGQLLMQPVLVAQGTPGMAPAPAPAPAPAPAPAPAPAPAPAPAPAPAPATASASAGTTNTATTAGPAPGGPAQPPPPQPSAADLQFSQLLGNLLGPAGPGAGGPGLASPTITVAMPGVPAFLQGMTDFLQASQTAPPPPPPPPPPPPAPEQQTTPPPGSPSGGTGSPGGLGPESLPPEFFTSVVQGVLSSLLGSLGARAGSSESIAAFIQRLSGSSNIFEPGADGALGFFGALLSLLCQNFSMVDVVMLLHGHFQPLQRLQPQLRSFFHQHYLGGQEPTPGNIRMATHTLITGLEEYVRESFSLVQVQPGVDIIRTNLEFLQEQFNSIAAHVLHCTDSGFGARLLELCNQGLFECLALNLHCLGGQQMELAAVINGRIRRMSRGVNPSLVSWLTTMMGLRLQVVLEHMPVGPDAILRYVRRVGDPPQALPEEPMEVQGAERTSPEPQRENASPAPGTTAEEAMSRGPPPAPEGGSRDEQDGASADAEPWAAAVPPEWVPIIQQDIQSQRKVKPQPPLSDAYLSGMPAKRRKTMQGEGPQLLLSEAVSRAAKAAGARPLTSPESLSRDLEAPEVQESYRQQLRSDIQKRLQEDPNYSPQRFPNAHRAFADDP, encoded by the exons ATGGAGCCGAGTGATAGTTCCAGCACCACTATGGAGGAGCCCGACAGCCTGGAGGTCCTGGTGAAGACCCTGGACTCTCAGACTCGGACTTTTATTGTGGGGGCCCAG ATGAACGTAAAGGAGTTTAAGGAGCATATTGCTGCCTCTGTCAGCATCCCTTCCGAGAAACAACGGCTCATATACCAGGGCCGGGTTCTGCAAGATGATAAGAAGCTCCAGGAATACA ATGTTGGGGGAAAGGTTATCCACCTGGTGGAACGGGCTCCTCCTCAGACTCAGCTCCCTTCTGGAGCATCTTCTGGGACAGGGTCTGCCTCAGCTACTCATGGTGGGGCACCCCTGCCTGGCACTCGGGGGCCTGGAGCCTCTGTTCATGACCGGAATGCCAACAGCTATGTCATGGTTGGAACCTTCAATCTCCCT AGTGACGGCTCTGCTGTGGATGTTCACATCAACATGGAACAGGCCCCAATTCAG AGTGAGCCCCGGGTACGGCTGGTGATGGCTCAGCACATGATCAGAGATATACAGACCTTACTGTCCCGGATGGAG TGTCGAGGGGGACCCCAAGCACAGGCTAGTCAGCCACCCCCGCAGACGCCGACTGTGGCCTCGGAGacagtagccttgaactcacaaacatcaGAACCAGTCGAAAGTGAAGCACCTCCTCGAGAGCCTATGGAGTCAGAAGAAATGGAGGAACGCACCCCAGCCCAGACTCCAGAGCTTACCCCTTCTGGCCCAGCTCCAGCGGGCCCCACACCTGCGCCAGAGACGAATGCACCCAA CCACCCTTCCCCTGCAGAGCATGTGGAGGTGCTCCAGGAGCTGCAGCGCTTGCAGCGCCGTCTCCAGCCCTTCCTGCAGCGCTACTGTGAGGTCCTAGGTGCTGCTGCCACTACGGACTACAACAACAAT CATGAGGGCCGTGAGGAGGACCAGAGGTTGATCAACTTGGTGGGGGAGAGCCTTCGGTTACTGGGCAACACTTTCGTGGCACTGTCTGATCTGCGCTGCAATCTAGCCTGTGCACCCCCACGGCACCTACATGTGGTACGGCCAATGTCTCACTACACGACTCCCATGGTGCTCCAGCAGGCGGCCATTCCCATTCAG ATCAATGTGGGAACTACTGTGACCATGACAGGCAATGGGTCTAGGGCTCCACCAGCCCCTAGTTCGGAGGCAGCATCCCCAGGTTCTGGCCAGGCCTCATCCCTGCCTCCGTCTGCTACCACTGTTGACTCATCAACTGAAGGAGCTCCCCCACCGGGGCCAGCTCCACCACCAGCTACCAGCCATCCACGGGTCATCCGGATTTCCCATCAGAGCGTGGAACCTGTGGTCATGATGCACATGAACATTCAAG ATTCTGGATCACAGCCTGGCGGTGGCCCAAGTGCTCCCACTGGTCCCCTGGGACCTCCTGGTCATGGACAGACCCTGG GACAGCAGGTGCCTGGCTTCCCCACAGCACCGACTCGGGTGGTGATTGCCCGGCCCACTCCTCCACAGGCTCGGCCTTCCCATCCTGGGGGTCCTCCCGTCTCTGGGACTCTG CAGGGCACTGGGCTAGGTACAAACACTTCATTGGCCCAAATGGTGAGCGGCCTTGTGGGGCAACTTCTTATGCAGCCTGTCCTTGTGG CTCAGGGGACTCCAGGAATGGCTCCGGCTCCGGCCCCGGCTCCGGCCCCGGCTCCGGCCCCGGCTCCGGCCCCGGCTCCGGCCccggctccggctccggctccagctcctgccactgcTTCAGCTAGTGCTGGCACTACCAACACAGCTACAACCGCTGGCCCTGCTCCTGGGGGTCCtgcccagcctccacctcctcagccctctgcagctGACCTTCAGTTCTCTCAGCTCCTGGGGAACCTGCTGGGGCCTGCAGGGCCAGGGGCCGGCgggcctggcctggcctctcCCACCATCACTGTTGCAATGCCCGGGGTTCCCGCCTTTCTCCAGGGCATGACTGATTTCTTGCAG GCATCACAGACTgcccctccaccacctccaccaccgccacccccaccccctgcccccgaGCAGCAGACCACACCCCCACCAGGGTCCCCTTCTGGTGGAACAGGGAGTCCTGGAGGCTTAGGTCCTGAGAGCCTGCCGCCAGAGTTTTTCACCTCAGTGGTGCAGGGCGTGCTGAGCTCCCTCCTGGGCTCCCTGGGGGCTAGGGCTGGCAGCAGTGAGAGCATTGCTGCCTTCATCCAGCGCCTCAGTGGATCCAGCAATATCTTTGAGCCTGGGGCTGATGGGGCTCTTG GATTCTTTGGAGCTCTGCTCTCTCTTTTGTGCCAGAACTTCTCCATGGTGGATGTGGTCATGCTTCTCCATGGGCATTTCCAGCCACTGCAGCGGCTCCAGCCGCAGCTGCGATCTTTCTTCCACCAGCACTACCTGGGTGGTCAGGAGCCCACACCTGGCAACATCCGG ATGGCAACCCACACATTGATCACTGGGCTGGAAGAATATGTACGGGAGAGTTTC TCTTTGGTGCAGGTTCAGCCAGGTGTGGACATCATCCGGACAAATTTAGAATTTCTCCAAGAGCAGTTTAACAGCATCGCTGCCCATGTGCTGCACTGCACAG ACAGTGGATTTGGAGCCCGGTTGCTGGAGCTGTGTAACCAGGGCCTGTTTGAGTGCTTGGCCCTGAACCTGCACTGCTTGGGGGGACAGCAGATGGAGCTCGCTGCTGTCATCAATGGCCGAATT CGTCGCATGTCTCGTGGAGTGAACCCATCCTTGGTGAGCTGGCTGACAACTATGATGGGACTGAGGCTTCAGGTGGTCTTGGAGCACATGCCTGTGGGCCCTGACGCCATTCTCAGATATGTTCGCAGGGTCGGTGACCCCCCTCAG GCACTTCCTGAAGAGCCGATGGAAGTTCAGGGAGCAGAAAGAACTTCCCCTGAACCTCAG CGGGAGAATGCTTCCCCAGCCCCTGGGACAACAGCAGAAGAAGCCATGTCCCGAGGTCCACCCCCTGCTCCTGAAGGGGGTTCCCGAGATGAACAGGATGGAGCTTCAGCCGATGCAGAACCTTGGGCAGCTGCGGTTCCCCCA gaaTGGGTCCCTATTATTCAGCAGGACATTCAGAGCCAGCGGAAGGTGAAACCTCAGCCGCCCCTGAGTGATGCCTACCTCAGTGGTATGCCTGCCAAGAGACGCAAG ACAATGCAGGGTGAGGGCCCCCAGCTGCTACTCTCAGAGGCAGTGAGCCGGGCAGCTAAGGCAGCCGGAGCTCGGCCCCTGACAAGCCCCGAGAGCCTGAGCCGGGACCTGGAGGCACCAGAGGTTCAGGAGAGCTACAGGCAGCAG CTCCGGTCTGATATCCAAAAACGACTGCAGGAAGATCCCAACTACAGCCCCCAGCGCTTCCCTAATGCCCACCGGGCATTTGCTGATGACCCCTAG